One Nothobranchius furzeri strain GRZ-AD chromosome 7, NfurGRZ-RIMD1, whole genome shotgun sequence genomic window, ATATGAGGAGGTCTTTTGGGTGCTTGAAATGCTTGAAAGTTTATGAAAGTGCTTAAAAATGTGACATAAATGATTTAAAGGACAATAACAGATTTGTACTGAGCAAAGAAGTAAAAAAACAggttttatatttaaatttcacCTTAAATTAGCTTAAATATTTTTGTGAAGATCTTAAAGGTTTTAGATAAGGTCTAAAAATAGTTTTTCTGACGTAAAAGTGAATAATTCTACTGTTTTgtggtgtattttattttatttttttttttgctttaaatataaaataattgTTTGACCTCATCATGTCGGGCCTTTCCCAGCTCAACGACGCCCGACTCAAACAGAAACTAGAAGCGTCTGAGCCCAGAAAAGCTCCtcgtggtaaatggtctgtatttgatatggcgccttctagagtcctgaaccccccaaggtgctttacaacacaatcagtcattcacccattcacatactggtgggaatgagctacgatgtagccacagctgccctggggcgcactgacagaggcgaggcggccgagcactggcgtcaccggtccctccgaccaccaccagcaggcaagggggttaagtgccttgcccaaggacacaacgacagcgacagactaagcggggctcgaacctgcaaccttccgattacggggcgagctcttaactcctgtgccaccgtcgccccctcaCGACTCAAATGAAAGGATGTTTGTGATGGTCTGAGGAGCACAAACCCAGTTCTGTTGGATCCGATCTCAGCAGAAGGGAGGTTTTAAACAGAACCGGCACCGACTAAAGAATTTCATCTGCTTTCATTTTTTTATCAGCCATCATTTAAACAGTGGCTCGTCCGCTCTCGGTCCAGGTGTGGTGATACCGGAGAAGAAGACCAGagagaagagcagcaggaagctgaagaggaggaagagccaGCCTGACGACGAAGACTCCGGTCGGGTCAGACTGATAAAGACAGAAGAGGTCGCGTCTCAGCCGGTGAGTCCTTCGGTCATCTGCTGTTCGTGGGATTAAAGGTTCTGGAGTTCCTCTGGGTCGTCATCGTTTCTGTTTGTTCTGATCAGCTGTGTGTGGACGAGCCGCTGCTGCAGAACCACGAGCCCGTCCAATCAGAGGGCCCGTCTCGGTGCACCACCATCAGCACCGGAGATGGTGAGTTTCCATGGAAACCGTTTTTCCCGTCTACCTTTAGCTTCTCTCTTTAAACGGgacgtgacctctgaccttcagcGGGTTCTCGGAACCTGTTTGTGTGTCTGATTCGTCCATCTTCTGTCTGCAGCGCTGGATGAGATCCGGTTGGACGTGCGGATCGAGGAGAGCGTTCCCAGCGCAACAAGCGGTAAGAGGAGCTCAGGGGACGCCCGTGTCCTGGACGGGTTTTGGGTTTTAATTCGGTCCTGTGTCTCTACAGCTGACGACTCCTTCGATGTGGCGATTCGTTATTTAGGACAGGAAGTCCTCAGACGTCAGATCCAAGGCACAGATGTCCGGATAACGTACCTGCCTTCCTCCTCCGTCCCTCCGACTTTGGCCGCCCTGAACGCCAGGTTTCCTCGGATCCCGCTGCCGGAGCCGCCGTCCTCGCTGCTGGCCGGGCCCACGCTGCAGGCGCTCCACACGCTGCTGCCCTTCATGGAGAAAGGAATCGTGCTGACCTCCACGCCACAGGGAGTGTACGGGAAGAGGTTCTGCCAGGGCCGGATCTTCTGGATGGGACCTCACAGCGTCACGCCGGGCCCACACAGGATGGAGAGGAACACGGAGCCGGTGCTGCTCTTCAGCAAGGACGCCTTCAAGCAAGGTGAGCGGGGCGCGTTCACCCTGAATCGTCATGGAAACCACCACACACAGAGACAGATGTTTCTGTCATGTCTCCTCAGAACTGGACCGGTTCTGCTCCGCCGGTGGGGAGCGTCCCCAGACCAGCTTCAATCTGTGTTTCGGAGAAGAGCTGAACAACACGGAAGACCTGAGCAATAAGCTCATCATCGCTCAGGTAGAACCGCGGCTCAGCAGCCTACGTCACGCCGCAGGGCGTGGATTTCAGCCCGTTGTCATGGTTACGTGTGAAACGCCTCCAATAAGCAGCTCCATTTATAACAGTTATATTTATGGTAGACAGCAGGTGTGTAGGAGGGGTGGGACAGGTGTGGGcctgctgcaggtgtgtgtgttggtgttggTAAGGATGAAGCCCCGGGTGTCCTTCAGGTGTTAGATGCTTCTCTGCTCACACACCTGGTGTCAGACCAACGGGCTCCTGTGGATCATCTAACTGAACCTGCCGTCTGCTCCGTAGGTCTCTCTCCCGTGGGCCG contains:
- the irf9 gene encoding interferon regulatory factor 9 translates to MAAGRTRSTRRLRSWMVEQVSSGKYPGVMWEDEAKTMFRIPWKHAGKHDFRKEEDAALFMAWAKFKGKLTDSKQDNPAIWKTRLRCALNKSPEFKEVNERAQLDISEPYKVYRLVPISEQGVVIPEKKTREKSSRKLKRRKSQPDDEDSGRVRLIKTEEVASQPLCVDEPLLQNHEPVQSEGPSRCTTISTGDALDEIRLDVRIEESVPSATSADDSFDVAIRYLGQEVLRRQIQGTDVRITYLPSSSVPPTLAALNARFPRIPLPEPPSSLLAGPTLQALHTLLPFMEKGIVLTSTPQGVYGKRFCQGRIFWMGPHSVTPGPHRMERNTEPVLLFSKDAFKQELDRFCSAGGERPQTSFNLCFGEELNNTEDLSNKLIIAQVSLPWAEQQVQNSVSFFETISVFQTLAGQSPLGEITLDIVTVP